The Aspergillus luchuensis IFO 4308 DNA, chromosome 6, nearly complete sequence genome segment CGTCCCTCATAGGCGCCCAAAGGCGCGTGAATTCACCCTAGTGACTCGGTAATTGCTGACGAAGTTGACAGTGACACTATCGTGCTCCCTACCTGATATGGAACCAGCTTGGGATTCGCGAACTATACCCAGCATGGAAACGCATCCTGCTTCACGCTTGACCAGAAAAGCTCATTGGTTACCCTAGACTACGGTACCGAAGTTGGGGgattccccttcttccatgTTGACTCTCTATCCACTGCAGTCCAAATCGAGGCCAAGTACACCGAATCCAAGACCGGTCTTGACGAGCCGTTTGGTGATGGCCCATGGACCTTCTCCAACGGTCTCTCTAATACCTTCCGCGTCGAAACATTCAATGTCACCTCACCCGGGATGGTGGAATCATTCTTCATTCAAGGTGGCCTTCGCTGGCAGAACCTCAAGCTCCTCACAGATGGCAGTGTTCGCATATGCGAAGCTGGTATCAAATCTGGAAATGACCGCACTCCGGTAAACAAACTGCCAGGGTTCTTCGAGAGCTCAAACAGTCTGTATAATGAAATATGGGCCTTGGGGCCACGCACAGTCCAGCAAGCATGCATTGCTGCAGATACCGCACCATCAACATGGGAAGTCACTGAAGAAGGGGTGTTTCTTCGTGGACAGCAACCTGCTCAATCAGTGGAAGGAGCGTCCTTTGGAAACTACACCATGACGTTCCAGACCAAGATTATCCGTGGAGGAACAGGCTGGAAGGTCGCCGCTGGTGTGGGCGGATTTGGTCCTTATTTTGTTCTTACCAGCGAATACCCTGCTGGGTCGACATTTGTCAATACCAATCGAACGATCGTCCCTGCAAACACACTAGCTGTCAGTTACGGGTGGAACCTGGTGAATCAGACCTCTCTCACCACCGGAAAAGTGAACCATTATACCTTACCTTTCAACATTAAGGAGGGAGAATGGTATGAGATCTCGACTTCTATCAATGCGACCGGATACACTGTTACCATCAATGGAACCGAGACATTTGTGGCACTGGATGGCCTGCAAATCGTATCTGGTAGTACTGGCTCCTCTGGCAGTCTGACAGGCGGTACCTGGGGGTTTGGGCCATACCAGGATCAAATCGCTCTTGTCAAGGATGTTGAGGTCCATGCACAGAATGGTACCCAGCTGTACCAGAATTCAATGACGCTCAGCTCTGTCCTCGAGGAATATGGGGTGATGGCCAATAAGCACTCCGTCTGTCTAGATGGCGCGAAAAGGGACCGTCTTGTCTGGAATGGTGATTTTGTACACACTTATCGCGTCATCCAGTCCAGCACCTATCGCTCcgattttataaaagaaaccCTTGAATACTGGATTGATCGTCAGGCACCAGACTCGTCGCAGTACGCTGGCTACCTCAGCATGTCGCCTGCCATGGGCCAGTCGGCGAAATATGTTGACACATATGCTTCTTTCGGACTTCTTGATTACCagcttttccttctcaacGTATTTGCTGGTCACTACAGAAACTCTGGCGACAAAGCGTTTGTGGCCAAGCATTGGAcaaagatcaagaagggcgTGGCAGCTATCCTGCCATTGATCGATGGTCAATCTGGACTGGCCGTCGCCACCGACGTCGGGGGATTTTTCTCGGGACCCGACAATGGCACTGCAGTGTCGGGGCTACTTGCCCACACACTCGACCAGATGGCCGATGTAGCGTCCGCGATGAATGAGACAGATGTCGCGACAATGTGGAGTCATTCCGCGACTTTAATCAAAGCTGCGATCAGCCAACGGCTCTGGAATCCTCGCTTGGAATACTATGCGACTGACCTGAGCAACCTGACCGAGCAGTCTATAACCGGCACTGCCTGGGCTATTCTTGCGGGTGTCTCCAATGCCACGCAAGCAGAAACCTCCCTCGCGGCATTATCCTCTCTTCGGCTTGGAATCGGCTACAAAACGTCGAGCTCCGTTGCCAACGCATCAACAACTAATCTTGCGCCTTTTCTCACCGGTTTCCTCTTGGAATCAATTTTGCAGGAGAGTCGCAATAGCCCCAACTCAAGCCAGGCCAGATCTACCGCTATCAGTGTGCTCCTTGATCAACTTTGGGCTGCGATGGTCAACCAGGATGAATACTATACTGGTACAACTTGGGAATACCTTTACCCTGATGGCCGACCCGGGCTTGACCTCTACACGTCGCATGCACACCCCTGGGCAGCTGCGCCGACGTACGTTCTCTCGGAATATGTGCTTGGTGTTCAGGCAACTGCGGCTGGATTTTCCGAGTGGGAATTCCGTCCCGCGATGTTGGATGTGAATGTTTCATGGGCACGGGGAAGAGTGCCCACTCCTCATGGGGCGATCCAGGCTAGTTGGCGGATAAATGGGACAAGCGTACAGCTGAGCGTGTGTGGCCCTAGTGGTACAGAGGGTACCGTCAGGGTGCCATTAAATATCAAGTCGTATTCAGTAAATGGAGAACAACAGATCGATAGCAAGGACGGCTTGGAGGTCCATGTGTCTGACGGGTCATGTACTGATATCCATGCCGTCAGAAGTTGAATGTGGCTGTACTGTACGAGAATTGTACATACCGAGTTGTCGCTTATAGAACCAATGAACTACATATGTCAAATTGATATATTTGAAAGGCTTTGTTTAAGGTACAGGTAAAGCCAGAGATGAGTTTTACCCAGATACCCTGGACGCACGAGTGGGGTCCAACCCCGCAAAACCTAAATTAATAGCCAATTTCTCGCTTTTACCCCAGCCCAACAATGCAGCCAATCCCAACACCGACTGGATGCGGTCTGCGTGGCCACGCGGCTGGCTATAGCATATCCGCCTTCTTGTGGCGTTCCATAACCAACAGTTGTCGAGAGACCCTGGTCTGGCTTCGGCTTGGGCCACTCCCTATGGATTGCTCAACTTTTCCAGCAGCTCTCGAGCCTTCTGATCAAGCACATGGCTTGTTTTTCGGTCTTGATCACCCCGAAGCTCCAGAAGCTTGTGCTTCTACAGATGCAGGTTGGATAAAAGGAAGCGCTTTCCCTAGGGCTGCATTGTGGTCTTCGCACCCCGGATGCACAGCTGTCCCCTTTTCCTCAATTATCCGCGCTActgctccttcttccgcCATAGCCCAACATGTGGCGACGCCGCATCACAATCGATGACAGGGCCATTACTGATGGTTCGGGCATCACGCTCAAGCAGTCCCTTTTCCCTAATTTTCTCGGTTCGACGTCCCCATCATATTGTGTGATCTGGCGATTAATTAACATCTGCCCCCATTAGTAaccattcttttcttcctctggggCTTTGCTTACGGCCTCCTCGATACCCTCAACTCCCATTTCCAAGATGAACTTAACATCACCGCAAGCATGTCATCGGGTTTATCTGCTGCGTACTTTGGGGCATACTTTCTCTGTCCCTTAACGGTCTCGGGATGGATTCTCCGCCGATTCGGTTTTCGCGTAACCTTCATGACTGGGTAAAACCACCATAggcctttcttcttccacgaCTAACCCCAACTCTAACAGCTTATGCGTAATGACAATCGGCtgcctcctcttctggcCCAGCGGCGTCAAGGCTTCCTTCGGAGGTTTCTGCGGCAGCATGTTCGTCGTCGGCGCTGGCCTCTCGACCCTCGAAACCGGAGCCGACAATTTCCTTGCTATCTGTGGCCCCCCTCGATACTCCGAGATTCGACTGAACCTAGCACAGGGTATCCAAGGCGTGGGAACATTCGTGGCGCCGCTTCTCGCCTCACgcgtcttcttcgccaacaCCGTCGATACACAACAGGGACTGAAGAACGTGCAATGGGTGTACCTGGGTGTCGCATGCTTCGTGGCCCTGCTTGTACCACTCTTCTACATCGCGCCCATGCCGGAGGTTACTGATGCGGATATGGGTCTGCAGGAGCGGGATATATCCGAGACGGATGTTGGGCCGTTCAGGAAACAGTACAATTTGTTCCTTGGCGTGTGGAGTGAGTTCTGCTATACCGGGGCGCAAGTGGCTGTTGCGAATTACTTCATCAATTTCGCCGAGGAGGCGGGGTATAGTGCTGCCAAGTCATGTaagtctctctcttcctttccttatCACTTTGACTCGATGGTGGCTCTTACATCTCATCAGCCGACCTCCTCGCCGTCGGTCAGGGCCTATACACCTTCATGCGCTTCGTTTCCAGCGGCCTCATCACCGTCGGGGTAAAACCCCGCTACATCCTCGCCACATACCTAGGACTGTGCTTCATATTCGGCGTCGCCGCAACCACCACATCTGGTCCTACCAGCGTGGCTATGTTGATTCTCGTGCTTTGTTTTGAAAGTGTACGTCGCCCCGCACTCACCTCCACTCCCACCCCATACTAATTTGAACTAAAACAGGCCTGCTTCGCCACAATCTTCACCCTCGCCCTGCGCGGTCTAGGCCAACACACCAAGCGCGGCGGCAGTATGCTAGTAGCCGCTATCTCTGGTGGTGCTGCCATTCCGCCCATGACTGGAGCTGTGGCCACCCATACGGGCAACTTTCACAAGGCCATGGCGATCCCGACGGCCTTCTATGTCCTCGCGTGGATATTCCCGATCTATGCGAATACGGTGAGTCGGAAGCTGTTGGATGGACATCGGACAACGGATGTGAATGTttcgggggagaagaaggtggttgatgggcatgatggggtggaggtggagttgCAGACGGAGGACGGAAAGGGTGGGacggagagggtggagaaTGTCGGTGCTGCGTAGAGTACGCGGTACTGTAGTTGGCTACGTGAAAAGAGTATGTTATAGTGCTTGGTGTGTTGCGATTATCTCGACTATCTAATGCAGCGAGCCAGTGAATCGGCTCCTCAACATAAGCTTATAGGTGATTTGTCAAGGCCGTTCTTCTTGTCACTTCATTAAGCAGCTGTGATAGCCCGCCATGATGAAAGCAGCATTTGCCCCAGTAGCCCTTTTGCGTCGGAACTCATCAAGTTACTCACCAAGTACAAGACTCACTAGTCAACGACGTCAACGCCCGTGCAATCTCCAATTTCAACATATAATCCATGCCACCTACAGGCAAAATCAAGTGATACCAGCCAACAGCCCCCCCAATCCGAAAGCCCTGTGATGCGACCATCCTGTACCTTGATGTTATAATATTGCAAATCCCCGTGAGTAAAAACGATTGGCTGGGATATACCCTGCATCCTTTTAGCCAGATGCAAGGCTTCTTTGTACTCCCGCTTCGATCGGAACTCACCCGGCCAACCAGGTTCGTTGAGATATTCGTTGAATTCCTTCTGTCTCGGATGGGCCAATACGGTGGTCGGGGACCCTGGTACTTCGACCAGGAGTGCCATACAGGGAGCAGATTCTCTTCTCGCCCCAGGGTCTCTTCCACTTCCGGATTGTTTTCAGATAGAGGTCAAGTTGTGTCGTTATCgagttttttttcttcatcattGAGTGCTTTGTAGGCTTCACCTAGCTGTTTGCCGGGTACACGGGTCATCAGGATCGAAACTGGTGCGTGAGGAGTAACCGGAATGTCCCCAAAGCGAATGACTTTCGGGACTGGAAGGCCTGCTTGTCTGGCAACTTTCATAGTCAATACCTCTTCTATGCGGGTACTGCCAGACCATTTTAGATGAGAATCTAAAGGGGAGTTAAGCGATTTGATTGTTGAAGAAAATCCCGATCCAGTCACAGTATGAGTAATAGAATGATCTCAGGTAATAATGGACAGGGGTGGGTAAATACCTGGTCGCTTGGGACTGCTGGGATGTTGTTTGGCCAGGTAAAGTCTGTGAGAAGGACTCGCGGTGTCCGCCATGGTGGCATTTTGGCTATTGATCGTTGAACAGCCGTTGAGGGATGTGTAGAGAAGGTATCCTGACTCTGAACTTGATGTGCGTCCTACTAAGGTTTTTATACTGATAAATCGATGAAGGCAGTGCAACAAACGGATTATGGAAGGCTCAATTATACGCATCACGTGAAATGTCACGTGATCTCTCGTGACTTTCTGTGAGGCCATAcggatttcctttttgggTAAGAGCTCGCTATGAGGAAGGGTACAAATCAGTGAGTCTTCTGATTATCAATTCTACATGCATTCAGTAACTGTGAGACGTATCTATCTCTTGCATCTACACTAACGTCAAATCGAATCAGCATCAGAATCAGCACTGATCGGCCGATGCTTATCTCGACAGTCTCAACCCCGCACGGCACATTATGCAACTTGGCACTTTCCAAGCCTCTCTAACTTCATCTGCTATCAAACGCACGCCTTCTTAGCACACCCTATTCtcgaaaaaataaaacttacAACTACTTGTTCCTAACAATCCAAATagaacatcaccaccatggcctacCAGTCAGACGAATCCCTAGCCACAATTCTAAACAATTCCCTGAGCCATCACATTGAAATCTTCCGCGCTAGGAACTTAAAATCAGGCGCAGCCATTCAATCAGCTGAAAACAGTATCCCCAATGGCACCTCGCGCGGTGTGCTCTTTCACATCCCGCACCCACTCGTCTTCCGCGGCGGACATGGCTGCTATCTCACCTCACTAGACGGAGACGAATACGTAGACTTCGTCTCCGAATACACAGCAGGCATGTTCGGGCACTCGCATCCAGCCATCATTGAGGCCATGCAAACTGTCACGCAGCAAGGGTTCACGCTGGGCGCTGTTACCAGCAAAGAGGGTGAACTGGCGCAACTTCTTATCTCGCGGTTCCCAAGTATAGACGCAATCCGGTTCTGTAATTCGGGGACGGAGGCGAATATGTTTGCTTTGGGGGTTGCTGTCGCATTCacagggagaaagaaggtaCTTCCTAATTGTTTATACCTAGTCAACTGGCTCAAAGCTAAGACATGCCTAGATCCTCGTCTTCAAAAACGGCTATCACGGCGGCACGCTCACCTTCGGGGCTAACACCGCCCTCAACCTTCCCCACGAGTTTATCATCGCGAATTACAACGACATCCCGGATACCCGAGCAAAACTCACCTCCGACATTGCTGCCATCCTCGTGGAACCTATGCAGGCGGCAGGAGGGATGATCCCGGCTGACATCCCCTTTCTGCAATTCTTACGGGACGAAGCGACCCGGCTGCAGGCAGTACTCATCTTCGACGAAGTCGTCACATCACGACTCTGCTATGGCGGACTTCAGGAACGGTACGGTATTGTCCCGGATATGACGACTTTAGGGAAACACTTCGGCGGTGGGTTCTCGTTCGGTGCGTTtggcgggaagaagaaaattatGCGGTTGTTTAAGCAGGGAGAAGAGCAGTCTTTATTCCATACTGGGACGTGGAATAACAATGTGTTTTCAATGACGGCTGGTGTTGTAGCGGCTAATCTGATGAGTCGGGAGGCGCTGGAGCGGGCGAATGATCTGGGAGATTATTTGAGGGAAGGATTACGTCGCATATTTGAGCAAAGGTGGTGTGCTTGGCTTGATGTGGTCGTTAGTGGAATAGGGAGTACAGTGGGAGTGAAGTTtttgggggagaagggggacaTGATTCGGGATCTCTATTATTTCTATCAGTTGGAAGGGGGCGTGTATATGGCGCATCGGGGATCGTTTGCAGTCAATCTGGTGCATCAACGGGAGCATGTGGATTTGGTGCTGGAGGTGACGAGGAAGTTTTGTCGCTCGCTGTCGTACATGTAGCCGAAGTCAATATGTTCAGTTACAAAGTCAGAGAACACATTGTGGCGTTGATGGAGCATACATACGCTGTGGGTAATAATCTCCGTATTTCCGATCTCGGATTAGAACTGACGCGGAAAGCCGAGAGCGCAAAGGGTCCGTCACATCTCGGTGATGTCCAAGGCGTTGACATCATTGCCGAGATAATTACGAGGCCGATCGATCCCATTCATCATGTCTGTCCGACATCAACGAACGATGAATCTCACTGGTTCAGACAAGacaaggatgatgatataATCAATGGCCGGAAATGGCAACATTGTTCCTGGTGGCCAAGATGCCAGATCCACTGGTGCAGTATGGTTGGGAACATGCTTAATATTGCTTCTATAGCTTGTCTATACTTTCTACAATTTTGATAATTATCTTCAAGAGACTAGTTGTACTTCAAAGCGTCTGACCCAGCCTGCGGCCCTGCATTCGCCCCCATGAAGAAGACTAAGTACCACCCCCCATTGAGGGCCCCATCCAGAAGCCCTACCAAACAACGACGACATCAGCATAAGCGAAGCGCCATGGAACGCCACGAGCACGTGTAAACCAATGATAAATGCCAGCGCGGTAGATAGCTGGTAGCTGCAATGAAAGTTGCAGAATGCAGAAACAATAATGACAGTGTTAAAAAAGCAGTGGAACCGGGCTGGACCCGCCTGACGTCACGGATCGCCCTTCCGCCGACCCTGACAAAACAAGATTATCAATGCAGCCCTGACGTGGTCCCTGCCTTTCATTCTTTGTCTACTTAGCAGAATCtcatataagaaaattatggACAGAATATTGCTTCTCTGTTTTCATCAACCCTatctccctttttttctcaaATTCATCAATAATGGCCGTCATCTGGGGATTAGATCTCCATGAAATGCAATGGAGCAAATTCAAGAGCTCCTACATGTTCACACGCATATACCATCTTCGTCGCACAAAGATGATTGTTTACCAGCTGGCTATGATTTTCTGTGTTTGTTCGGAGTCGGTTGGGACGGCGGCGTTGTCTGGTTAGCctcaccttcttcacctcggTAGACTACCGTACTATTCGCGAATGCTAACAAGATATATTCCCAATAGACTACCTCGACCAACAAGACGAAATTCAAAACCAACATCCCGGAATCTATGTCTACAACAACGACTTCATCGGCGCTGCATCATACAATATTTTCGTCGGAATCGCCGTCGCATTCATATTTGGTGGAgcgttcttcttcgattTATTCTGGCCGGAACGTCACGAAAGCCGCTCTGTCCGGTTGGCGTGGAAGATTTGTGCCGTGATTGTGTCGGTCATGATGCTGAGCTCGGCGTTGACGATGACGGTATGATAGCTGGAGATGGGTTTGAGATGGATGTAGGGCTAACAATTGGGATAGATCATCACAGCGACGGGAAGTGCCCGCATCGATGGAACGGATGCGTCAACGGCCCGGAAGTTCTGGGAGGAGTCGATGAAGAAGCCTGCTTTGAGTATGTCCTTGTCTGATATAACTCGGCATAGTGCTGCTTTGTGCTAATATAGAGGAATAGAATATCATACGAACCCACGGGCGATCGCATCCGCTGTTCTGGCTTGGCCGGGATGGGTATTTACGACTGTTAGGTATGCTCCTCTTGCTTTCGCTTGCTTTGAAAGATATGCTAATGAGTGTTAGTACGGTTATCCTCTTCCTATCGCAGCGCCATGACGACCAGTATGGACCGAAGTCGGCCTACGGTCGGCAACTTGGTAGTGCTGCTGATACAGGGGAGAGTGCCACCACCGAGGACAAAGTCGTCAATGATGTTtaacttcttcttttgatgATATGATAATGAGAGTGATTGGAATATCTGGATCACTCATGACTGTATATACCATTGTACTTTTATGCGACTGTAATGACCTTTGTATTGTGATAGGGATAGACGGCGCAAAAGGGGACTGGATTCTGCTTGATTGtgaatttattattgattTCCCTCAATTTATGCGATCCAAAGAGCTTTAAGAGTTAGTCATTGAACTACCTACAACTGGTGACATTCTGGTTACAATTGTCACCATCACAACCGAACGCCACGAAATAAGTAGACGCCCGGGGGTTTCTGTTATATGCTGCTAGCGGTACGAGGATTAAACTGGTTGTGCTATAGTGAGATCTTGTCTATTACAACATTAATGACTTAGAGAAGTTTATAATGATGGTTAGACGGTGGCTTGGATTGTTGGAGCATTAAGCTCCTTGTATCCACATTACTTGAACTACTAGCAATCGGATCTTCATAACATATTTCTGTGCCATGCCTCCAAAACATATTCAGTTTCATAGGCATTCCATCAAACCCAAGAAATACCAACGACGTATGTTACAAATCCACCATGATAATGATCACAAGCTAAGAGATCAAACCGCAAGCAAACTTTTACGCCCATCTTTGGTGATTCTCTGCCGGACCCTGATGGCGAGATATTCCGACCCCAGCCTGCGAAGTCCGTAgccgccttcttcatcaatcGCATCGTCTACAATGGAGCTCGGAGCAAACAGCAAGGCTTTGCCCACACGAAGATTAGAAATGTGGTCAAACAAGGATTTCTCGTTTGCTTCGTCGAGCTGcccttcttcgccatcaGTGCCTCTACCTCCAGCCTTACCCTTCTTCCGAGCGAAAGGATTAGTAGCCGCACCCGCCAGATGCTTCTGCAGAATTCTCAACCACTCGGAGGGGGTGAACCGGTAAACAACGGCTGCGGTACAGAGGTTGAGCAGGTTCATTGATACCGTAGGTTCCTGGGTTGAGATGATAATTCTGGCCGCGAGGTGACGCTGGAGGCGGACGACAGAGAGAAGCGTTTTGGCCATTTTAAACTCAGAATAGGGGTGAATGGTAGAAGGAGAATCTGATTTGACACCATAATACTGATACATACAGCATTCACATTGAACATAGTTACCGAACTAAACACCCTTAGGAAGGAGTAACTGGCCACCGCCCCAGAAAGGAAACTGGTACCAGATGAACGGGTTCTAGATTAGGCTTAGTGCTAGAGGCCTTAATGCCTGGGGCATCAAGGCCGTTTCCAGCTGCGAGTCAAGCCATTATCCGGCCATGAGATCTTTGGTGACCTCGTAGATATTACCAAGGCAATGATTATGTGCAAGGATCATGTGCATTCTCTGGTATTGGACTCGACGCCGATAAAATCAACCCACCATCACATCACCAAGACTACccatcctccttccatcGCCTACACACCAGTAACCTCTATCCAAAGCAGCCACAACATGATTAGCCTCAGCAATCCACCACATTCCGAGAATCCCGCCAGCCAAGTCCAAGTGCAAAAGCTTGAATACTGCACAAACTCtattctccgccatctcGCCAAGATCTTGGTTCCATCCGGCCAAGCTGTACCAAGAATTGTGGATGCAAGGAGCCAAGCATTGGCATGGGAGTGAGTTTGCGCCACGTGCGGCTTCAGATCGGGAATGAGCTTGTCCCGATTCTTGGCTTGAATTAGGTACGGGGATTTAATTGTGGGGAGGTGTTGGGCCGGGACGGATTTCCCAGTTGGAGGGTAgatgttggggttggatAAAGACGAATGTCCAGCATAGGGTGCAACGGGCTTATAACCTCTGCTGCAATAATACTATTGCCGGCAGCTCTACTTCGCAAGCTTAGAGTTATACGAAGaggatatattttatatgaGAATAGTAGCCATTTTAGGTACAACAGGATAGAGCCGAGTCGTGTTGAATTAAGCACAATAaagaaaagtatataaatagattcATGTCTCAGCTCCTCGTTCAACCGTCCAGACATCGAATGTATATAAACAGAAAATTAGATAGTATAAGGTAAGCTAGAAGAAATCTCTATCCAGCGGCAAATGTGAAGTCGCATGAGCGACGGGTATATATATGGGGGTATGTGTGGGTATATCCATTCCCTGCCTGCGAGGGCATGGCGCGAAACTAGATGCTGCGATGACTTTTTACTCCGAGGGCTCGGCCTCAGTGACCTTCTCAACGCTCTGGCTCTTGGTGAAAGAGCTGGTGCGATGGAAGTAGTTGTGAACGGAACCCTCCAAGAGGTCATCCTCGACGAATGCCAAGTCAACATCATCGCTGGTCTTGGTCTCTTCG includes the following:
- a CDS encoding uncharacterized protein (COG:S;~EggNog:ENOG410PMWA;~TransMembrane:4 (i35-59o79-106i118-141o178-201i)); its protein translation is MAVIWGLDLHEMQWSKFKSSYMFTRIYHLRRTKMIVYQLAMIFCVCSESVGTAALSDYLDQQDEIQNQHPGIYVYNNDFIGAASYNIFVGIAVAFIFGGAFFFDLFWPERHESRSVRLAWKICAVIVSVMMLSSALTMTIITATGSARIDGTDASTARKFWEESMKKPALKYHTNPRAIASAVLAWPGWVFTTVSTVILFLSQRHDDQYGPKSAYGRQLGSAADTGESATTEDKVVNDV
- a CDS encoding uncharacterized protein (COG:H;~EggNog:ENOG410QDKJ;~InterPro:IPR005814,IPR015424,IPR015421,IPR015422;~PFAM:PF00202;~go_function: GO:0003824 - catalytic activity [Evidence IEA];~go_function: GO:0008483 - transaminase activity [Evidence IEA];~go_function: GO:0030170 - pyridoxal phosphate binding [Evidence IEA]), whose product is MAYQSDESLATILNNSLSHHIEIFRARNLKSGAAIQSAENSIPNGTSRGVLFHIPHPLVFRGGHGCYLTSLDGDEYVDFVSEYTAGMFGHSHPAIIEAMQTVTQQGFTLGAVTSKEGELAQLLISRFPSIDAIRFCNSGTEANMFALGVAVAFTGRKKILVFKNGYHGGTLTFGANTALNLPHEFIIANYNDIPDTRAKLTSDIAAILVEPMQAAGGMIPADIPFLQFLRDEATRLQAVLIFDEVVTSRLCYGGLQERYGIVPDMTTLGKHFGGGFSFGAFGGKKKIMRLFKQGEEQSLFHTGTWNNNVFSMTAGVVAANLMSREALERANDLGDYLREGLRRIFEQRWCAWLDVVVSGIGSTVGVKFLGEKGDMIRDLYYFYQLEGGVYMAHRGSFAVNLVHQREHVDLVLEVTRKFCRSLSYM
- a CDS encoding uncharacterized protein (COG:G;~EggNog:ENOG410PKQP;~InterPro:IPR035396,IPR008928,IPR035398,IPR012341;~PFAM:PF17390,PF17389;~go_process: GO:0005975 - carbohydrate metabolic process [Evidence IEA]); translated protein: MVESFFIQGGLRWQNLKLLTDGSVRICEAGIKSGNDRTPVNKLPGFFESSNSLYNEIWALGPRTVQQACIAADTAPSTWEVTEEGVFLRGQQPAQSVEGASFGNYTMTFQTKIIRGGTGWKVAAGVGGFGPYFVLTSEYPAGSTFVNTNRTIVPANTLAVSYGWNLVNQTSLTTGKVNHYTLPFNIKEGEWYEISTSINATGYTVTINGTETFVALDGLQIVSGSTGSSGSLTGGTWGFGPYQDQIALVKDVEVHAQNGTQLYQNSMTLSSVLEEYGVMANKHSVCLDGAKRDRLVWNGDFVHTYRVIQSSTYRSDFIKETLEYWIDRQAPDSSQYAGYLSMSPAMGQSAKYVDTYASFGLLDYQLFLLNVFAGHYRNSGDKAFVAKHWTKIKKGVAAILPLIDGQSGLAVATDVGGFFSGPDNGTAVSGLLAHTLDQMADVASAMNETDVATMWSHSATLIKAAISQRLWNPRLEYYATDLSNLTEQSITGTAWAILAGVSNATQAETSLAALSSLRLGIGYKTSSSVANASTTNLAPFLTGFLLESILQESRNSPNSSQARSTAISVLLDQLWAAMVNQDEYYTGTTWEYLYPDGRPGLDLYTSHAHPWAAAPTYVLSEYVLGVQATAAGFSEWEFRPAMLDVNVSWARGRVPTPHGAIQASWRINGTSVQLSVCGPSGTEGTVRVPLNIKSYSVNGEQQIDSKDGLEVHVSDGSCTDIHAVRS
- a CDS encoding uncharacterized protein (COG:G;~EggNog:ENOG410PFDQ;~InterPro:IPR011701,IPR036259;~PFAM:PF07690;~TransMembrane:9 (o6-25i32-49o55-74i95-113o133-152i248-267o273-295i307-327o333-354i);~go_function: GO:0022857 - transmembrane transporter activity [Evidence IEA];~go_process: GO:0055085 - transmembrane transport [Evidence IEA]) yields the protein MSSGLSAAYFGAYFLCPLTVSGWILRRFGFRVTFMTGLCVMTIGCLLFWPSGVKASFGGFCGSMFVVGAGLSTLETGADNFLAICGPPRYSEIRLNLAQGIQGVGTFVAPLLASRVFFANTVDTQQGLKNVQWVYLGVACFVALLVPLFYIAPMPEVTDADMGLQERDISETDVGPFRKQYNLFLGVWSEFCYTGAQVAVANYFINFAEEAGYSAAKSSDLLAVGQGLYTFMRFVSSGLITVGVKPRYILATYLGLCFIFGVAATTTSGPTSVAMLILVLCFESACFATIFTLALRGLGQHTKRGGSMLVAAISGGAAIPPMTGAVATHTGNFHKAMAIPTAFYVLAWIFPIYANTVSRKLLDGHRTTDVNVSGEKKVVDGHDGVEVELQTEDGKGGTERVENVGAA
- a CDS encoding uncharacterized protein (COG:S;~EggNog:ENOG410Q1BH) — protein: MAKTLLSVVRLQRHLAARIIISTQEPTVSMNLLNLCTAAVVYRFTPSEWLRILQKHLAGAATNPFARKKGKAGGRGTDGEEGQLDEANEKSLFDHISNLRVGKALLFAPSSIVDDAIDEEGGYGLRRLGSEYLAIRVRQRITKDGRKSLLAV